Genomic segment of Mastomys coucha isolate ucsf_1 unplaced genomic scaffold, UCSF_Mcou_1 pScaffold23, whole genome shotgun sequence:
TTCCTTAAAAGCTCCAAGAATCAAAGACTATACTATGAAATCAGCTTGTATCATATAATAAAAACTACCTGTTTTCCAGTCAAATGCCATGTGTACCAAGTTAAACAGCacattcaacttttaaaaaactatattgCATGTATATGATATAGTAGTGTGAGCAACTGTGAGCATCTCCTATTTATAAAACTGAAAGTACATGAAGAGTCTGCAGGCACAGTCCTTGCCACCTAGCCACATGAGGATTCTGATTCAGCTGCACAGTTAGAGGAAAACAGCTCAGGACAGCTCTAAGGACACCCTACAACAGTCACAACTCGACATTAGGACACTGAGCTTCCGTGTGGGCAGAAAACCTCATTCTGAAAATAGTCTGATTGAAGTTGGATAAGAAAACCTAGCTCTTAAGATCTAGCACTTGACGGAAGAGCTTCCTCAAACACATTTACAGCATATTACATTCAAAGCAAACTTTGGAAAAGGGACAGACTACAAAGAATCTATTAGCAGTCATGACAAGTATTTTGAAACTCTTTCCTCACCAAAATGTTAAACTTAGTTTGCCTGATAACTTCTGACCAATGAAAATGGACACAGAGATACTAACCTTGTGGACACTTTTCTGCTGCACTTCTAAAGAGTTTTGAATTTTGAGAAAGAAGTTAAAGTCTATGTCTCTAGtacatcctcctgtctcatagCCCAAACCGGGCATTTCTATACTGCTGGCCAGGTGAGTCTGACATTCTCAAAAAAGGAGGATTTACTAGAGTTGATCACAGAGACCATGCACCATAATTTGCTCCCTAAAAGGCTCAAAATAAAATCTGCTAAGTAAGAACTTGAGACTTTGGTCTGCTGCGTCTAAGAACTCTGGGACTGGTTGGTCACCATCATTAGTAATCCGACTGCAGGGCATTTATTGAAATTCTAAATCAGCTAAGATCTTAAGCAAGTATTTACATGCAAGACTATTTTACttagaacaattttaaaagaacagctaagattttattaaatatataattacagtATTTGTGTGATGATTTATTCAAgttcaaagaaaaaattatcttAGTACTGAAGAAATATAAACTGGGTTCCTTGAAGTACCCTTGCATGAGGCAGAGCCCTTGTAAGGCATTAAGATAAAAATTTTCAGGATGTGAAAGCTGTCAGTAGTTTCAAGCAGTTCAAGTCACAAAAATCAACAAGGTGGAAGCAAATTTTATAGTAAAGATTTGTGATTGCCACATGCAGTGCATGCATCTAGATAGCAGCAAGCTAAGGCCGTCACTGGGCAGGCAGGACAGTGGGAGGCCATCTACTCAGGGGATGCTGACTTctatcaatgtggtaaagcctatGTTTAcctaagaaaatgttttgtttctttgtgtagagtgTCACAGCATCTATGACATACTTTAGAATGCATCAGAAGAGAGAAGACCTGCATAAAATAACAGTGAATCTGCCAATGATATAGGCAGGAGAAACATCTAACCCACTGAGgaaaaattttaagtgaaaaaaaatttttcaaaaacagcaaggtaaaaaaaaatcaatttgggAAGGGTAttcaaaatgaaaggaagaaaaagagagagagaaagagagacagagagagagagagagagattggtttGGGGAAAATTATGGTTCATTGACAGAACAATTACTTAGCATGCTGAGGCTCTAGGTTTAATCTccagcaacaagaaaaaagaggagaaatagaaatgagagggagggaggaaataagaCCCTCATGTTCTTTGATTCTGTGCAAAGCCCCTTGGTTATGCAAGCATTCTACTCTAGGTGAACCATGCTGGCTGGCATTCGGAGCTCACAGGCACATGCTTCTGCTTTCTCACATCGTAGCCTGATTTCAGGGAGGCTGTCAGAAGAAAAGTCAGAGCTTCTTCATTTTGGAGCCCACCCATCTTTCCATTGAACTTCTGGAATCAAGTTacaaagagcagaggagaggaagtCTATCACTACAACGCTTTAAAGAACGCTGGCACTAACCCTGCGGCAATGGTCCTCTTCTACGCCTATCTCACTGCTGAATGTGGGGACCATCTCCCTGCCTTCAGTCCAGTACATCCCTCGCCTTCTGTCTGACACGATACACGTTTTACTTTGTCCTGGCTCCTGCTGCCTATGCCTTGCAAGGGAGGTGACATTGACAGGTGTGCTGAATGGAGATAGTTTCTGCTCCCACTCCGAGATACAGGAAGCTACAGAAATGCTGCTGCAAGAGTTAGAGcgtctgtgtagctgtggctggctCATGAGTTGCTGGCCGTTGGTAATCTGAGCAATATTGTTACTAGGAAGCTAGAAAAATTGGAGAAAGATTAATGAATAAGACTGAAAAACTGAGAAACAATATTACTTTTCTACAATTTTACTACACGATGTTTCAACATTGTAAGAAACTACTTGcagtcattaattttttttgtaataagtttttttttgttttgagacagggtctctgaagGTGCCCCTGGTTAGTTCAGaacactgtgtaaaccaggctggcctcagatcccAGAGGTCTGcatgccttggcctcccaaatgctgggatttaaggcatgtgccaccatgactggtCCATTTGTGCTAAGTTTTAAAAGTAGAAGCttaaaaaatataacatgaaacaaaacaattctCATGGAGAAACATTCCTCTAATCGGAACCAATTTTCTCTAGCACTAATCTAGACACAGCTGCAAACACTCACAGGTACAGGTGAAGgagagacagatctctgaatgaTTTTCTCCCGGTCCCGCTCCCGGGAAGGTCTCTCTGGCTTCTCAGGTTTGGGTTCAGTCACAATGGCCTTCAGCTGTTTGAGCTTTTCATCTTTGACCCAGAGTTTATTCTGCATCTCTAGCTGGGTGGCTGCCACCCGACGCTCCTACAGGGAGCAAAAACAAATTACAGTCTACTTTAGTCATACCATATCATCCACTTTATTGCTTGAAAATGACAGTTTTCTACTTCCAGAGATCAGTAGATACCACCAAAACTCTGCAACAAGCACAGAAATGCAAAATATTTAACCTAAAAACAACACTCACACATTCCTTCTGCCACTTCATCGACGTTTCTGTCACCATGCCTTGCAACCTGGCTTCTAATCTGCGCTTGTCAGAAAACTGCCGCTGAAGCTTCTGATTCTGGCTTTCAAGCTCCTGCTGCAGATTGCGCTTATCTTCTTCATAGATCGTAGTTGTTTTCTCCAAAATCTCAATCTGCAAAGGAGACCACTGTGCTTAGCATCTGGTGTGCAAACATTTCACCTAACTGTAGAATAAATAGCCCTTAAATTGCTCACAAAAACAAACttgtggaaacacacacacccatgcacactgcacacaaaAAACATTTGCCCTCTATCTCACCTGGATTCTCAGTTCTATTCCAACCAGAAAGGAGAAGTTACTCAACCAGCCCCCCTTCAAGCTAAGCTCCAGTCCTAAGATTCAAAGATGgcagtctctccctccctgaaGTCCCCTCGGAGCAGTTACAGGCACATGAGCTGTTCTGAGAGCACTGCTGAAAAGCTAgcacacaggaggaaatatgacCACAAACCTTGTACtccaaagttttgtttttcttctccagtCGTTCTATTTCTGATTTCTGTCCGGagatcaatttttctttttcatttagtttttcctgaatgtagttttctttatttgataaAGAATTGTCAAATTCTTTTAATAGGGCTTTGAAAGCTACACCTGAAACAAAGCATACAGACTCTGTTGTTACTAAGGTACAAGATAAAACCAACAAAAGCAGCTTTCATTGGCAGACACTTCAGCAAATCCCTCTGTGGCATTCACACAAGAGAAGGCTAGGAATGCAACTGCCTGCACTTGTCTGCTTTGTATATGCATaaggcctgggttcaataccaaaaaataaaaaaaaaagagaacagttTGGAAAGAAATTAGAAGTTTGATTCTTGAACCTATAGGAAATGTTCATGGAAGTCTTCTGTAACCCCTCCTAACACTTACCATAAAGCttgattacaaaaagaaaaaaatcctgtatTTGAGATCAGCTGGACCTAGCAGAAGACCCTGGCATACCATGGCCATTCACGGAGACAGCCATTTCCATGGCCTGACTGTTCAATTGTTCCACAAACCTTCAAACATTATTTCACTTTCCGTACACCATCTTGAGGCACAATTGCAAGTTATAAATTAATTACAACAGGGAAAAACTATAAATACCATCTTGTATCCATCACTATTAAAAAAAGGTGGGGAGGCACccacttttctttttacattctttaaaaGTAAAGTAGAGCtggcaaggaaaacaaaaccttgCCGTTTAATTAAACAACACCCCAAGACCACAGCAAAGCCAAGAATCAAGTCTTCTTGAGAGGCATCTCGACAGATGGAGTCACTAAGACCTGTTTCCACCTCCAAAGTCAtagcagctgtgagctgctctgCCCTTACATTGTTTGTTAAGCTCCTCAGTCATTAGTTGTCGTAGGCGATGCCGTTTCTCCAAAGTGTCGATCAGTTTTGGAAGGGTTTCCTCATCATTGATATCCAAAAGCTTGCACGGGGGCAGTGGTGGGAAGCTCTGTAGAATCACTTCAGTCACCAAAGGTTCTgttattgaatttaaaaattatgaaagaaattaGGCAAGTCTGATGCTATGAGCATAGCCCACGAGCTAGTAAccacagaattttatttatttatttattattatattattattactattattattattactactactactttaGCTTACTTTGTGCTAGAGTTATAGATATGCTTCCCTATGCTCTGCTTTAGGTAcagaatttttcaaaaattaggtAAAACATATAACAAAAGAAACCTTATATTTCAGTTCAAAGTTTCTTGCATTTGGTCcttaagaagattttttttttttaagttacagaaAGACAAGCAAATAAAAAGACAAGCAAATGAACAATGACATAACACAAATCATACCATCTCCAACCGGGCCTCCCCGAGGCAGGTTCCTGTACCGTCTCCCTGGTGTCAGGCCACATATCACCCTGTCCACTGGTCTCGCTACTTCCACTTCTTGAGTTACTTCAGCAAATCTCATGACTTgctgaaaatacaaaacagagTCTGTAAAAGCAAGCCTACCTATCCTTCTTTATGGATGGCATATTCATATTCTGCATATTCACTGACCCTGTATAAATCTACAAAATGTGCAGAATGCCATTTTTCACATCCAAGTAGCTATTTTCCCTAGAGAAACTGAACTGTATAGGACAAATACACTTAAATTACCAAGCTTTCTTCATAGTCTTCAGCCTTTGGATTCACGCACACGATCATCCGGACCTTTCCCTCCCCATCAAAGTAGTTCTTGAACAGATGGGTTAGCTTTGAATCTCGATATGGAACCATCTATAAAAGCATCCAAAAGCTAAGCATATTAGTTAAAAGACACAGATTAAACCACAAGGAGGTTGGGGAAAGCTGCTGTGTACCTTGTTAGTTCCATACGTCTGGTTCTCTCTTAGGACTTCCATGCAGGTTCTTAGTGTCATCAATGATTGATTAATGTTTCCTGAGAGGAAGCAAGACAGGAGCTAATGAGTCTGTGTGCCTGTAAACCCTCTACTTCATTTAACTGCTAGAATTTCATGCTCAAGTTCAAGAGTTATCCATGCAGGATCCCAGTATACTTTCAAGAGTATTAATAATTCTGGATAGCTTCAACATAAAACTCTCCAAATGCAATATtactctatatttttattttatgtacatcgGGGTTTCACCTACATGTATGGCAAGTctgaggatgttggatcccctggaactggaattacagacacttgtgagctgctatgtaggtgctaggatttgaaccctggtTCTCTAGAAAAGCAGTTAGTGTTTTAGCCCCACAATATTGCtcttttgaaagagagagaaagagggagagggagaagggaagagagaaagatctccatttttatttgaattctatTCAAAGGTTTGAGtgtttttgtctgtatgtatgtaaatatattatatgtgtgtttggtgCTCACAAAAGTCAGTGAGGAcatcagatgccctagaactagagttatgcATAGTTgtgatagttgtgagctgtcatgtggatggcACAAAGTAAACccaggtcttccttccttccttccttccatccttccttcctttcctttctctttctctctttttctttctggtttttcaagatagggttctGTGTTTAAcaagtcctgtctgtcctggaacttgctttgtagaccacgttgacctacctgcctctgcctcccaggtgcagggattaaaggtgtctaccaCCATACCTGATGCAACaactgctcttaattgctgagccatctctctagcttggGAATAAAATATGACACTTAATtctatggtgatttgaatgagagtggccACCATGAGCTCATGTTTGACTGCTTGGTCTCCAGTTAAAAGAACTATTGGGGAAGGTTTAAGAGGTAGAGCctgggttggcgagatggctcagcgggtaagagaagagcactgactggtcttccgaaggtcctgagttcggatcccacaactacatggtggctcataactatcctaatgagatctgacaccctcttctggtgcggctgaagacagctataatgtattacacccggagcaagcagggccagagcaagcgggacCAGAGCACGCAGGGCtgggagaggtcctgagttcaattcccagcagccacacacatgatggctcacggtcatctgtacagctacagtgtattcatacacataaaataaataaaataaaatctttaaaaaaaaaaaaaaagaggtagagcCTGATTGGTGGATGTGTTTTACTGGAAGTGGGCTTAAAAAAAGTTCCAAAAGTACAGGCATtcccagtctgtctctgtctctccctccccaccaccccctcTGCCTCATGGTTGTGGATCATCTGATCCACAGCTACTCCACAGTaacctctcagctactgctccagtaccatgcctacTTGTTGCCTTTCTTCTTGCCATGATGGTCACCgattcaccctctgaaactgtaagcaaacccccaaCTAAgagctttcttttacaagttgccgtgaccaaggtgtctcttcacagcaatagaaaagtaacagcTTCTTCCAAACCCTAAATTCTGTCATAGACAAACTCATTtacttggctttcttcttttcttttctagggGTGGTGGTGCCGGAGACTTAAACTCAGGCACCCCATACATGGGAGGCCAACTACATCCCAAGAGACCATTTCAGACTACAGTTGGAAAGGGACAGAAGTCCCTCCTACACTCAGAAGGAACATGTTTCTAACAGTCAAGTGTCTTAGGAACCAGCAAAAATTTGTCCTTCTGCATCTCAACAGGATTTCTTTGTCatcatactttcttttttctgaccTATCTcacttggatttcttttttttttgttgttgttgttgttgttttttttttcaagacagggtttctctgtatagccctggctgtcctggaactcactctgtagaccaggctggcctcgaactcagaaatccgcctgcctctgcctcctaagtgctgggattaaaggcgtgcaccaccacccagctctcaCTTGGATTTCTAAGCCAAGATAAGACTAGTATACTAACCACAACTCTGAGATCTCAGATCGCAGTTGTACTCCCAAGTGCTAAAGAACTGTTTATCTTGGAACACTGAGACCTCCTAATCCATCATGGCTACCATTTAGCTAGATATGATGatacacacctgaaatcccagtacttagaaggattgaggcaggaagaccaacagCTAGTCTGGactaccaaaaaaacaaaacaaaacaaaaaacaacaacaaaaaaaccaccaaacaacaaacaaaccaacaaaaaacaaaaaacaaaaacaaacaaacaaaaacaccaagcaaGTTAACTTAGgtgggctggcaaggtggctgaGCCAacagaagtgcttgctgtcaaggCTGAAGAACTGAGTCTCAGGACCCACAAAGGCGAGAACTCTGTCATGTTATCTTTTGAACTTTATGCATACCCTGAGGCATGCATGAACACAAAATGTTAACTTCTTTAAAAAGTAGATTAAAAGACTAAGTTTAATAGTTAATGTTATTGCACTGATTAAGCAGAAACCACCCATTTGATAAATACAAACTGATGTTCCCAGTTGTTGAAAGTTCTAGCTGTAAGTACAGCACTCCACTCACCAGCTTCACGCAGTCTGTTCCCTTCTGCTTTAGTACGGTTGGTTCTTTCACTTCCAGCAAGATCTACCAGAGACAGCTGGCTTATAGTAATTTGCTCTTTTTCCTAAGAGGGAGAAAATCAACAATCTAAGCTAAATTATACCCTTACACCTGCATTATACCTGCATTACACCCTCAATCccaatacttaggaggcagatctcttgtgaattccaggccagcttagtccacacagtgagttccaggaaagctagggcttcacaaagaaatcctgtctcaaaaaagtaaaaacaaaaatcccaaaacaacaacaaaaagatccaGTTAACATGGTATTAAGTCTTAATGGGCAGTGCATGCGCAGAATTCAAATGCCCAGAGCCACAAAGGATGTGTGACACAGGGAGAGTTTGCTAGAAGCTCATGACTGAGTACTGGTCTACCTGGTTGTCCTCAGAACAGATATAAGATAACTTCTTGAGAACAAAGACTCTGTGCCATTCTGCTATAACAACTATTATTTATATTCTAGCACTGGGAGTTCTAAACTTTGTAttcagcaacacacacataacaaaaacaaaataagagtcCGCCCCAAGAAAATACCACATTAACTTAACAATTTCACAGTACTCTTAACttatataaagaaatgaaagtcaagccgggcagtggtggcgcacgcctttagtcccagcacttgggaggcagaagcaggcggatttctgagtttgaggccagcctgatctacagaggagttccaggacagccagggctatacagagaaagcctgtctcaaaaaaccaaaaccaaaccaaaacaaaacaaaactgaaatgaaaTTCAGGGCAGACAGatgttcaatggttaagagcactggctgctcttgcagaggctctAGGTACAGAtctcagcacccacttggcagcttagagccatctgtaactccaggtcaaGGGGATTTGatcccttcttctggcctccataggcacaagacacacacatgtggtacacaaacatacattcaggcaaaacattcatacacatcatataaaaataaagctttaaaaaagaaataaaaattaagaggcATCTACTAAATGGTATTAGGTTGTCAGCAAAAATTCACATTCCTAGCACCAAAAAGAGTCATTCATAGgaaatcaggtgtggggaagacTTGTTTGTGGCCATTTTCTGACTAACATTTATTAACTGACTAAGCCAAGCAGTTGAAAGCAACTTCACACTGCTTCCCTTAATTCTCACGATCTTATGAGAAGGCTCCCTTACAGTCAGGCTGGACAGCTGAAACAGGCAAAAACCACTCTCCCACCAGCCTCGATATGGCCAGTTCAAATTATGACCTGTGAAGCAAGACTTCAGTCCTAgcaggggaggctgaggcaggaaatctCTGAGCTCCAAGcttcacagtgagattctgttgTTAAAAGCAAAAGCCAGGGAtgatggcatgtgcctttaattctGGCTGTTAGGAAGCTGGGGCCACCTTGATCTATATATAGTGAGAAAtaaccaaaacagaaacaagaggacATGGATTTGAAAAGCAGCAAGGAAGAGTATAGGAGAAGgtttggggagaggaaagggaagggagaaattatgtaattacattataatcgcagaagagaaaacacacacacaaaaaaaatgtttagaatcaTCCTAGCCTCAGTACGAGACAGTCTCACAAGGCAAGCAACACCTAAAACAATGCAGCACATACTCTTGCAGAGCTTTAAAGCTTTGCAGACGCTCTCATACCAAGGCAAAACATGTGCCACGCATGTTCCACCTGAAAGTCATCAACTGTATAGCTGTTAACTCTACAGCAATATTCATCACCATGGCAACCCCTAATTTAGGTCATcttctaaaaactaaaatattaccTGTAAGACATTGTCTCCATCAGCATCCAGGGGAGCCTGGACAAGTTTAATGCTGAACACGCTATGTGAACGACTGGACTCTCTATTCAAATGAGTGTTAGCGATACGTCTCTTTTTCTGACCTATGATGACAGAGAAGCCATTGATTATACCTGAACTCAGCCATTTACTATACAGAAGGATTTCTGTTAAATCATAGCAACAACTCTGAGGGTGGAAACCATCAGTTCATATTTTTCAAATTCTAGTTGTTTCTAACCTCTCCAGAAAATTTCAAAAGCCTCCTCAGTAGATTTCACTTCTACTTCTGTACATCCTGCAACATACATATTGTGGTTCTTATCTTCTCGGAGTGTTTTAGATTGTGGGAGTCTGTGGGAAAGAAAGACGGCTTAGTTTCCTGAATGAGATACAACTGCACTCCTTTAAGAATAAGGTTAAGTGCCAAGCAATACAATATCCCCTTGCTCCTCAGCCTGCTAACAAAACCCAGAGCCTCATATGCAAGCTAGCCAAGTCCTGGAGCACTGAGCACACCCCCAGTTTCCCTTAAGTTTAGCTCTTGGTTCTAAAAGCTGGATAGTCCATGAGGGTAGTGCTGACACCCAGTGAGGGCCTTCCTGGATATAATGACAGAGGCACTGCATGGTCAGACAGAACAAGCATGCTCCTAAGACATCCATTCTTTAATGGATGTAAATTTACATAAGACCCCCAAAGAAATGCCACCACATATGGGCCTGGCACCCACAGAaactagaagagagcatcggatcccctggaactgaagttaaagatggttgtgagccaccatgttgtgctgaggatcaaacacaGGCCCCTggggaaaagcagccagtgctctgctgctttgttttaattaattttatctgTCTTGGCTCAgatctgtagaggtcagaggacaacttacaagtccgttctctccttctaccatgtgggttccagggaagGAGCTCAGGGTGTCAggttagcagcaagcacctttacctgcccCTCAGTAGCCCCATACTAAGTTTTGTGAATGGTAAGGGTGGAAACACTTACCAGCCACCACCACTAAGAATCAACAAAGAGGGTTAGAGGGTAGCAGCCTGCCCACTACCAAGGAAAAGCAAACTACTTACAAACATGCCACACATGCCCCCCACTAGTGTTAACTGCACCCTTTGTCTTAAGAGTCAACATCACATACACAGACTCTGTGTTCCTCATAGGTGTACTGCAGCCGTTCCACCTACCGAAGGAATAAGGCAGACATTATCGCTTTACAGTAGCCATCTTCCAACAGCATTTCAGTCTAGACTAGTGACGGTGATGATGAGGCAAAGTTAAAACCCTTTACGTGTGAGATTCCCTCACTGCTGTAACTCCTCAGAAAAGGAGAGCTAACACCTTCCTCACATTAAATCCACAATCAGTGCACACAGAAGATACCCCAGGAAGGTACTCTTGTTTCCTTTGCATGACTAAATAAACCAAGACAATATCAGCTAAGACAACATTACTTAGaacaaacaagccaaacaaaCTGCAAACTTAAGAGACATAAAAATAATTGGTagtggggctagagaaatggctcagcggttaagagcactgactgctcttccagaggtcctgagttcaattcccagcaaccacatggtagcttacaaacACCTATAATGGAATCTGGTGCCCTTTCTGGTATGGctgaagagaacaacagtgtacttgcatacataaaataaatttaaaaaaaaaaaaatctttaaaaaaaaaaaatcagtagtgcTGGGCACAGTGggacacacccttaatcccagcacttgggaggcagaggcaggtggacttctgagttcgaggccagcctagtctacagagtgagttccaggacagccagagctatacagagaaaccctgtctcaaaaaaaaaaaaaaaaaaaaaaaaaaaaggctagccTCATGTACATAtgagagcaatttttttttaaagttaaaatggtAGCAATGAATTACATTACAAAAGTTTAGGTATAACAGGTACACACAAAACTGGAGTTGAAACAAAGGACAGTTTAAAAAGCaggaaaatatttgttaaaatgggaaagtaatttaaaaagaattgccTCTAAGACGGTATTCTCTTCGTTTCTCTCTATAACTTAACCCAGGTATTTCTTAATTTCCACATTccaaaagcaaagacagacaggtAGCTCCAGAATGAAGGCCCCTTTGTACAGTTTCCATCTGCAGCTGGGCTTGGTGTTGTGCACTGCTAACCCAGCTCTGAGAGGCTCAGTGGAAGGGTCCCATGTAAGTGGAGGCCAGTCTGCAACCCGGCaacactgcctcaaaacaaaacagctctcCCCTGACACCGGCTGAGCAAAGCCAAAGACCTCCAGATTCAATTCACCTAGCAGCTTTATGTTCATCTTACTAGTCCTTAGTAACTCAGGGGTTTGGAATGATATGACATCCTTTCGGAAATGCAACTCAGTAAGAGCCACAGTAATTCCTTTATCAAGTGTAGCCTCAACTAGAGTCCATGTACTTTTCGTATTAGTGAACACACTGACATTAGTGGACATCGGTCAGTTTCCAGCCTAATGGTTTCTAAATCCAGCTGTTTCCACAGTAATGtccatttatacatatacacaagtgcTATATGTAAGACAAAGGGCTTCAAACTATTTACGTTTTAACTGGCTGCAGTAAACACAGCACGCAAGACCAGCTTTTAGCTAAAGAATAAAACCACTCACAGTGTACTAGTCATTTGACACAAGATTTGTGTGTCGGCTCTGGAACAAAGAGAGGCACATTTCTGTAAAACTACATGGTAATTGGTCTTCAGATTCTGCAAGGTAAGACCCAAGGATCCCTAAGGAGTAGCATTTACCTCTGGAGGAATGATAGTGCAATATGGCTTTACACTAATGGGCAATGGATGAGCTAAGAATTACTTGTTCAGACAAGCATCAGTTCCACAGAGATCACCAAGAAACAGACAGCCAAAAAGGCCACAAACTCCCAGCACTGTCAAGGTGTTGAG
This window contains:
- the Kif23 gene encoding kinesin-like protein KIF23 isoform X4, producing MKSAKAKMPRKPVIKKGSQTNLKDPVGVYCRVRPLSFPDQECCVEVINSTTLQLHTPEGYRLNRNGDYKETQYSFKRVFGTQTTQKELFDVVANPLVDDLIHGKNGLLFTYGVTGSGKTYTMTGSPGSGGLLPRCLNMIFNSIGSFQAKRYVFKSNDRNSMEIQCEVDALLERQKREALPIPKTPSSKRQADPEFTDMINVQEFCKAEEVDEDSVYGVFVSYIEIYNNYIYDLLEEVQFDPIKPKWNGCSTPMRNTESVLPQSKTLREDKNHNMYVAGCTEVEVKSTEEAFEIFWRGQKKRRIANTHLNRESSRSHSVFSIKLVQAPLDADGDNVLQEKEQITISQLSLVDLAGSERTNRTKAEGNRLREAGNINQSLMTLRTCMEVLRENQTYGTNKMVPYRDSKLTHLFKNYFDGEGKVRMIVCVNPKAEDYEESLQVMRFAEVTQEVEVARPVDRVICGLTPGRRYRNLPRGGPVGDEPLVTEVILQSFPPLPPCKLLDINDEETLPKLIDTLEKRHRLRQLMTEELNKQCVAFKALLKEFDNSLSNKENYIQEKLNEKEKLISGQKSEIERLEKKNKTLEYKIEILEKTTTIYEEDKRNLQQELESQNQKLQRQFSDKRRLEARLQGMVTETSMKWQKECERRVAATQLEMQNKLWVKDEKLKQLKAIVTEPKPEKPERPSRERDREKIIQRSVSPSPVPNTPIPVRHRRSRSAGSRWVDHKPASNVQTETVMQPHVPHAITVSVANEKALAKCEKYMLTHQELASDGEIQTKVIKGDVYKTRGGGQSVQFTDIETLKQESPTGSRKRRSSTLAPAQPDGTESEWTDVETRCSVAVEMRAGSQLGPGYQHHAQPKRKKP
- the Kif23 gene encoding kinesin-like protein KIF23 isoform X1, with the translated sequence MKSAKAKMPRKPVIKKGSQTNLKDPVGVYCRVRPLSFPDQECCVEVINSTTLQLHTPEGYRLNRNGDYKETQYSFKRVFGTQTTQKELFDVVANPLVDDLIHGKNGLLFTYGVTGSGKTYTMTGSPGSGGLLPRCLNMIFNSIGSFQAKRYVFKSNDRNSMEIQCEVDALLERQKREALPIPKTPSSKRQADPEFTDMINVQEFCKAEEVDEDSVYGVFVSYIEIYNNYIYDLLEEVQFDPIKPKWNGCSTPMRNTESVLPQSKTLREDKNHNMYVAGCTEVEVKSTEEAFEIFWRGQKKRRIANTHLNRESSRSHSVFSIKLVQAPLDADGDNVLQEKEQITISQLSLVDLAGSERTNRTKAEGNRLREAGNINQSLMTLRTCMEVLRENQTYGTNKMVPYRDSKLTHLFKNYFDGEGKVRMIVCVNPKAEDYEESLQVMRFAEVTQEVEVARPVDRVICGLTPGRRYRNLPRGGPVGDEPLVTEVILQSFPPLPPCKLLDINDEETLPKLIDTLEKRHRLRQLMTEELNKQCVAFKALLKEFDNSLSNKENYIQEKLNEKEKLISGQKSEIERLEKKNKTLEYKIEILEKTTTIYEEDKRNLQQELESQNQKLQRQFSDKRRLEARLQGMVTETSMKWQKECERRVAATQLEMQNKLWVKDEKLKQLKAIVTEPKPEKPERPSRERDREKIIQRSVSPSPVPLPSNNIAQITNGQQLMSQPQLHRRSNSCSSISVASCISEWEQKLSPFSTPVNVTSLARHRQQEPGQSKTCIVSDRRRGMYWTEGREMVPTFSSEIGVEEDHCRRNTPIPVRHRRSRSAGSRWVDHKPASNVQTETVMQPHVPHAITVSVANEKALAKCEKYMLTHQELASDGEIQTKVIKGDVYKTRGGGQSVQFTDIETLKQESPTGSRKRRSSTLAPAQPDGTESEWTDVETRCSVAVEMRAGSQLGPGYQHHAQPKRKKP